ATATTATCGGCTTAAGAGAAGAAGACCTTATTGGAAAACACTACAGTATTCTGATCAGGAAAGACTTTAGAAATAAAGCATTGACGTTTTACAAACAGGTATTTGCCAAACAAACAAACCTCACTCATTTTGAATTTCCATTAAATATCAAAAAAGAATTATGGATTGGACAAAATATAACTATTCAATCTGTAAATGGAAAAGTAAAAAACATCCAAGCAGTTGGACGCAATATAACAGATCGAGTTATATTCCA
This portion of the Flavobacteriales bacterium genome encodes:
- a CDS encoding PAS domain S-box protein, with product MKKNNRNTVETQVQYRLIEELTAINAKLKDEIKTRKESQRPLNLSEKKYRLIIEEASDLIYQMDKDGNLTFVNQSTLNIIGLREEDLIGKHYSILIRKDFRNKALTFYKQVFAKQTNLTHFEFPLNIKKELWIGQNITIQSVNGKVKNIQAVGRNITDRVIF